TCTGAGGGTGGCCCCGTTGATCTGGATACAGTCCATATCCGCTTCACGGCCGATCAGACTACGCGCGTCAACGGCTTGCTCAGTGGTGAAGTCGACATCGCGTACATCACTACGGTCCCGCTGCTCGCCCCCCTTAAGGATGATCCCAATTTCAGCGTGCTGGATGATCCATCGCGCGGCTTCATCTTCCTCGGATTCAACATGGCCCGCGCACCCTTTGACGACCTGGCCCTGCGCCAGGCTGTAGCCCACGCCATCAACAAGCAGGAAATCGTCGACCTTGCCCGGGATGGCCTGGGAGTCGTCACCAACACACCCATTCCGCCCAGTATCTTTGGTTACAACCCTGAACTTGAAAGCGAGACCCCGGTTTTTGATCTCGAAGCGGCCCGCAGGCTGGTGGCAGCAGCCGGTTATGGGCCGGAGAAGCCGCTGGAGATTACGCTCCTGACATCCACCTTCCCGACCTATGAGGCAATGGCAACTGTGGTTCAGGCGCAACTGGCAGCGGTCGGGATCACAGTCAACATCGAAGTACTTGACTACGGCGGTATGGTCGCCGCCGCCGGTGAAGGCAATTTCGACCTGATGCTGACGCGCCTGGACTGGAACGACCCCGACCTGCTTCGGGTGTACTTCGCGGCCGATGCTAGCGCGAATCGCTATGGATACGCCAATCCGGAGTTCGATGCCCTGACGAACGAGGGTCGCCGGACATTCGATCCGGAGGCGCGGTTCGCCATCTACACCGAAGCCCAGCGCATCATGCTCCAGGACCTGCCTATCATCCCGCTTCACATGCCAATCACCAACGTCGTGGTGAACAACAGGATTGAGGGGGTAGAGCTAGTCCATAGTCACATCAGCCTGGAAAACGCCAGGATCGTCAGGTAACGCTTCAGAAAGGTGCTGCATGCAAATTCTGGTACGTCGTCTTCTCACCGCCATTCCGACACTGCTGCTACTCTCGCTGTTCGTATTCCTGCTGCTTGAGCTAGCGCCCGGTGATGCAGCCGACGTGCTGCTGGACCAAACGGCGTCTGCCGCAGACCGTGAGGCCATTCGGATAGAACTGGGACTCGATCGGCCACTGTGGTTGCGTTATCTCGACTACCTCAACGGCTTGTTGCACGGCAATCTGGGCGACTCGGCTCGCACCGGCGAGCCGGTCGCCCGTGAGATTGCTTCACGGTTACCCTATACGCTGGTCCTCGTAGCAACTGCAATGGCGTTGGCCATGTTTGCAGGCATCAGCGCGGGAGCATTCAGCGCATTGCATCGCGGAACGCTGTGGGACTCGTTGGTAAGGATCGCTATGTCAATCCACATGGCGATTCCGGTTTTCTGGTTAGCGATTTTGCTGGTGAGTCTGTTCGCTCTCAAGTTGCGCTGGCTACCCGTTTTCGGGTCGGAAACACCCAGACACCTGGTGTTACCTGCCATCTGTACTGCGTTTCCCCTGATTCCCGGTATCGCCAGGCTAACAAGAGCCAGCCTGCTGGAGACACTCGGGCAGGATTTCGTGCTTGTGGCGTACAGCAAGGGATTGCGTAGCAGAGCGGTGCTGAACCGTCACGTATTGCCTGCCGCCGCCATTCCTGTGGCCACATACATTGGCATGCAAGCTGCGCGCCTGATTGGGGGCCTTATCATTGTTGAGACAATTTTCAACTGGCCGGGATTGGGTGGGTTAGCTGTTCGTGCCGCCTTCGACCGCGATCCGTTGCTACTCCAGGGGACAACACTCGCGATTGCAGCAATGACTTTCGTAATCCTGTTCACGGTGGATCTATTAGTGCTATATCTTGACCCACGTTTGTCACGACAGGCAGCATGATGAAGAACACAGGCCTATGACTACAATCTCCGTCAATGACGCATCCAGGGCAGTCGTTAACCAATGCAGCCCAACCACATTATCGCTCACCGCTGCTCAATCATCTTCGCGGCTGCTGCCTGCACCGCTTGTCATCGGCGCGATTATCACAGTGGGCTTGATCACAGTCGCACTGCTGGCTCCTCAGATCGCTCCGTACGATATGGCCGTAATGTCCCCGGGTGAACGTCTCCAGAGTCCATCATGGCAGCATCCTCTCGGAACCGATGCCTTCGGTCGGGACCTGTTCAGTCGCATTTTGGTCGGAGCGCGAATCAGCCTGACGGTAGCGGTAGCGTCTGTGCTGCTGGCCGCACTGCCCGGCATCCTGCTGGGAATTATAGGCGGAATGCGCCCCGGTCTTCTGGAGGGCGTACTGACGCGGTTGATGGATGCATGGATCGCAGTGCCCAGCCTGCTACTGGCAGTGGTGATGGCTGCCGCGTTGGGACGAACTGTTCTTGTCCTGACAACCGCACTGGCACTATCAGGCGTGCCAACTTACTATCGACAGGCCCGCGCCGAAACGCTCCTGGTTACGAACACGCTCTATGTCAGGGCCGCCCGATCGCTCGGGGGTACCGAAGCGCACCTACTGCTGCACCATGTATTGCCCAATGTGATGCCCAATTTGCTCGTGCTGATTTCGCTGCGAATCGGTGCGATGCTGCTTGCGGCCAGTGCACTGGGCTTTATCGGCTTGGGCGTGCAACCGCCAATGCCTGAGTGGGGTGCACTGATGGCTGAAGGGCGGAACTATGTTTTCCAAGCGTGGTGGCTGACGCTCTTCCCCGGTCTGGCTATTGCCATTGCCACTTTTGGGCTGAACCTGTTGGGTGACGGACTGCGCGACCTGCTGGATCCGCGTTATGGCGACTGCAAGAGCTGACTGCGTCGGCCCTTGGTGGGATCAAGTTAGGTTCTGGGATATCAGTTGGAAACAGGTGATCCACGGGCATGCGCTCTAACAAATTCACTGGACACTATAGTTTTCTATTCTTGGATCCTGATGGGTGCATTCCAGATTGGGGGCAGGGTCAAGCTGCGGCAGCCCAGAGGTCATCGAAGTCATGGCTCAAGACCGCGGAACGCAGGACAAGCATCCGCTCCACACCTGGGCGAGACCAGTGCATTCCGGAAGCGGCCAGGCGGGTTCGGTATTGTTTGATGCCGCTTTCAACAGGGCCAGACCCAATCAACCAGCCGTCTTCGCGAAACTCGTGGTAGCGCATACGACGTTGGTGCCGCTCGAAATACAGCGCCAGGTCTGGTAATCCCGCCTGGTGCAAGGTCTGAACGATGCGCCAGGCCTGGCCGTAGAACAAGAGGTCCTGGGCCTGGTGATACCAGCTTATCGCCTGGGCCTCCGCGGTAGGGAAGAGGGCTTGCGCCGCCTCAGCCAGGTGTTGGGTGGCATGGTACCAATCGACAATCTGGACACTGTCGGGAAATATGTCGGCACAGAGGTTCCAAATCCACTCGGCCCCGTCAGCGGTGACGCTGCTGCGGGCGGCATTCAACAGGTCATGAGCTGCGGCCAGTTCCCACAAAGCCGGGGAAAAGCGGGCTACGTCACCCAGCACTGCCGTGTAGTGGCTCTGTTCCGCGCAGGGCTGCGCAGCGGCTTCCCCACTCCGCACATCATACCCATCACGGACGCCCAGATCATAGACTACCCCGACTTTAAACTCCTTCCAGCCCTCGCCACGCACATGCACCATCCCGCCATCTAGGCTCACCCCTTTCAGCCGCTGATGGTCCTGGCGAGCATTGCTGGGCACGATGCGCTCAGGCCGCAGGGCAGCCTGTCGGCGGGCCATTTCCGCCTGCAGTTGTGCCCCCCGGTGCTGGGTCTCACGCCAGGCATTGGTCTGACCGATGGTCTGCCCCCCAATGCACGCCATGACCTGGCTCACCTGGGCATAGGGCAACAGGCTGCTCAGCCACACGATTTGCTTGCTCAGTCGCTCACTATACTGGCTCGCTCCCAGTCCCCATCGCTGATCCAGGGGGAAAAACACCCGCCCGGCAGGTCTTGCAGTAGTAATAGGCCCGCTTGACCTGCACTCCCCCTGTTGCCGTGACTACGTACTTCCCCTTTTGTCCCTTGTAGTGCATGGCCTGCCCACAATGCGCACACACTGGCCCCGCCGCTGACCGGTCTTCCTCGCTCGCCTGCTCCACCAACCCCGCCGTCAACACCGCCTGCATCTTCTTCCCTGCCACCGTCACCAATTGCTCTATCTCACTCAAGGTGATCTGCTCAGCTGCCGTCTTCTCGGCCAGTAAAGCATCGAGTATCTCGCTCATTTGCGCTTGCAGCGCCGCCCGCAACGCCCCGTCTGATTGTCCCATTTGGCTTATCCTCCTTAGCGTTCCCCCTAGTCTACCCCTTTCTTGCCCCCAATCTGGAATGCACCCATCCTGATTAGGCAGCCCGGGGAACAACGTGGTATGATGCAAATTGAAGGGGATATACCCGAACAAACACCAGTGATCCTGAGATGATGCGACGCCCGTCGCTCCCGTACCAGCTATAAATATCCGCATCCGCTTGGGTGCGGATATTTGCTTTTTGGGAGGAGAGTTGCCCAATCACCCGCAGGACCATCCGCAGCGCCCTCACGACAGGCCAGCCTGCAGGTGGTCAGCCTTTGCCCAACACGTCCGGGCGACACGCGCCGGGCGTATTCATCTGGATGATGGAGCGCGGAGGAAAAGCGGGAAGGCAGGAATAGCGAGGGGGGCTACTGCCATTCCCACACGGGTTCGCCGCTCAGGATACGCCGGATCTGATTGGG
This sequence is a window from Anaerolineae bacterium. Protein-coding genes within it:
- a CDS encoding ABC transporter substrate-binding protein; protein product: MTARRRLACFTALLVIVLAAIAPTVRAQEGPRELTMVLTRDPVTFDPHGPLDPSGPVILSYVYDTLLYQNQQEEIVPLLAREWQVSDDGHVITFTLRDDVVFSNGAPVNADAVIFTFERLQQSSARSLISTEIANIASFEKVDDLTVRFILTEPSVTLLSALTYAYAAILEPGAVEAAGDNYGTQPVGSGPFILSEWVQGTGLTLVQNPLYNGHRPIDSEGGPVDLDTVHIRFTADQTTRVNGLLSGEVDIAYITTVPLLAPLKDDPNFSVLDDPSRGFIFLGFNMARAPFDDLALRQAVAHAINKQEIVDLARDGLGVVTNTPIPPSIFGYNPELESETPVFDLEAARRLVAAAGYGPEKPLEITLLTSTFPTYEAMATVVQAQLAAVGITVNIEVLDYGGMVAAAGEGNFDLMLTRLDWNDPDLLRVYFAADASANRYGYANPEFDALTNEGRRTFDPEARFAIYTEAQRIMLQDLPIIPLHMPITNVVVNNRIEGVELVHSHISLENARIVR
- a CDS encoding ABC transporter permease, with protein sequence MVGARISLTVAVASVLLAALPGILLGIIGGMRPGLLEGVLTRLMDAWIAVPSLLLAVVMAAALGRTVLVLTTALALSGVPTYYRQARAETLLVTNTLYVRAARSLGGTEAHLLLHHVLPNVMPNLLVLISLRIGAMLLAASALGFIGLGVQPPMPEWGALMAEGRNYVFQAWWLTLFPGLAIAIATFGLNLLGDGLRDLLDPRYGDCKS
- a CDS encoding ABC transporter permease; translation: MQILVRRLLTAIPTLLLLSLFVFLLLELAPGDAADVLLDQTASAADREAIRIELGLDRPLWLRYLDYLNGLLHGNLGDSARTGEPVAREIASRLPYTLVLVATAMALAMFAGISAGAFSALHRGTLWDSLVRIAMSIHMAIPVFWLAILLVSLFALKLRWLPVFGSETPRHLVLPAICTAFPLIPGIARLTRASLLETLGQDFVLVAYSKGLRSRAVLNRHVLPAAAIPVATYIGMQAARLIGGLIIVETIFNWPGLGGLAVRAAFDRDPLLLQGTTLAIAAMTFVILFTVDLLVLYLDPRLSRQAA